In Pseudodesulfovibrio sp. S3, one DNA window encodes the following:
- a CDS encoding surface carbohydrate biosynthesis protein: protein MLCAYQIETINRELDGILYFALHLAAKGLPMLVGDRMVSRYVLGHNNPVIWFDKDQHKKTNERILAKGGVVLNINAEGQGFVDQPAEMQRNFAKVIDYVTTLCVWGDKQANTLRGIVPIEKQDRIAVTGHPAFDLVAPKFTPYFENPAIKDEHGEDYILINTSFAMFNHQMGFDYYVKMLSKMDEWKIYGSSDHLAYLEIRRAHQERTALAFIDLAKTLSKQFPDRHIIIRPHPGEGKQFYLDRVGSPNIIVTKDGSAREWIASAAAVVHHDCTTGMEAMLMGKLVLQYEPYEGTEGSATLMTGIGQRVTSPIEAIAHIEQGTMPEKTGQALRDKLAPYLQNINANAAATIADMAATHADTTTWLPEPLGLWGNVKCWRKYLSKLLRAKQPGRNGRKVQYALNKFSRLHKTEVERRLKGLREAEPTLPEVSVQQLCLNTFLIKPLDS from the coding sequence ATGCTCTGCGCATACCAAATAGAGACCATCAACCGGGAACTGGACGGCATCCTGTACTTTGCACTGCATCTTGCAGCCAAAGGACTGCCCATGCTCGTGGGAGACAGGATGGTCAGCAGATATGTACTTGGTCACAACAATCCGGTCATCTGGTTCGACAAGGATCAGCACAAAAAAACAAATGAGCGCATCCTGGCTAAAGGCGGCGTGGTTCTGAACATCAACGCCGAAGGCCAGGGCTTTGTGGATCAACCTGCAGAGATGCAACGAAATTTCGCTAAGGTTATCGACTACGTAACCACTCTCTGCGTCTGGGGCGATAAACAAGCGAACACCCTGCGCGGCATCGTTCCTATTGAAAAACAAGATCGTATTGCCGTCACAGGTCACCCCGCCTTTGATCTTGTGGCTCCCAAGTTCACCCCCTATTTCGAAAATCCTGCCATCAAGGATGAACACGGCGAAGACTACATCCTGATCAACACCAGCTTCGCCATGTTCAATCACCAGATGGGTTTCGACTACTACGTCAAAATGCTTAGCAAAATGGACGAGTGGAAGATTTACGGTTCCTCGGACCACCTGGCCTATCTGGAGATTCGTCGGGCCCACCAGGAAAGAACCGCTCTAGCGTTCATTGATCTGGCCAAAACACTGTCCAAACAATTCCCGGATCGGCACATCATCATCCGGCCCCACCCCGGCGAAGGAAAGCAGTTTTATCTAGATCGCGTGGGAAGTCCGAACATTATCGTAACCAAAGACGGCTCGGCTCGGGAGTGGATTGCCTCTGCTGCAGCGGTAGTCCACCATGATTGCACCACCGGCATGGAAGCCATGCTCATGGGCAAACTCGTCCTGCAGTACGAACCGTATGAAGGAACAGAAGGGTCGGCCACTCTGATGACCGGCATAGGACAGAGGGTCACCTCACCGATCGAAGCGATCGCTCATATCGAGCAGGGAACCATGCCGGAAAAAACTGGCCAGGCACTCCGGGACAAACTCGCTCCCTACCTGCAGAACATCAACGCCAATGCAGCAGCCACCATTGCGGACATGGCCGCAACTCATGCGGACACCACCACATGGCTGCCCGAACCGCTCGGCCTCTGGGGCAATGTGAAATGCTGGCGAAAATACTTGAGCAAGCTGCTTCGTGCTAAACAGCCTGGGCGCAACGGTCGCAAGGTTCAGTACGCATTGAATAAGTTTTCCAGATTGCACAAGACAGAGGTAGAACGCAGGCTCAAGGGACTCAGGGAGGCAGAACCGACCCTGCCCGAGGTTTCAGTGCAACAACTCTGCCTGAACACCTTCCTGATAAAGCCGCTCGACAGCTAG
- a CDS encoding SDR family oxidoreductase: MKSIRELMNLSGRTALITGGAGHIGRAFCDTLAEAGANVAVLDMDTDRVQTTATELAQTFQVKTMSLTVNLADESAVVKAPKQVVEKLGGLDILVNCAAFVGTSNLSGWVTDFENQSVATWRAALETNLTAAFALIQAATQFLRTSGHGSIINIGSTYGVVGPDMSLYEGTAMGNPAAYAASKGGLTQLTRWLATTLAPHIRVNCISPGGIARGQDEKFTKRYIARTPMKRMGTEEDMKGTLLYLASDLSSYVTGQNILVDGGWTAW, from the coding sequence ATGAAGAGCATCCGAGAACTGATGAATCTTTCCGGCCGCACGGCCCTGATCACCGGCGGAGCAGGACACATCGGCCGCGCCTTTTGCGACACCCTGGCCGAGGCCGGGGCCAATGTAGCCGTCCTGGACATGGACACGGACCGCGTCCAAACGACCGCAACCGAACTGGCACAGACTTTCCAGGTCAAGACCATGAGCCTGACAGTGAATCTGGCTGACGAGTCCGCCGTGGTCAAGGCCCCCAAACAGGTCGTCGAAAAGTTGGGCGGGCTGGACATCCTGGTCAACTGCGCAGCCTTTGTGGGCACTTCCAACCTCTCCGGATGGGTCACGGATTTCGAAAATCAGTCTGTCGCCACATGGCGTGCGGCCCTGGAAACCAATCTGACAGCCGCCTTTGCCCTGATCCAGGCGGCCACCCAGTTCTTACGCACCTCAGGCCATGGATCGATCATCAACATAGGCTCCACCTACGGCGTGGTCGGCCCGGACATGTCCCTGTACGAAGGCACCGCAATGGGCAACCCTGCGGCCTATGCCGCCTCCAAGGGCGGCCTGACCCAGCTCACCCGCTGGCTGGCCACCACCCTGGCTCCCCACATCCGGGTCAACTGCATCAGCCCCGGCGGCATCGCCCGCGGCCAGGACGAAAAATTCACCAAACGCTACATAGCCCGCACCCCCATGAAACGCATGGGCACCGAAGAAGACATGAAGGGCACGCTGCTCTATCTCGCCAGCGATTTGTCTTCCTATGTCACAGGCCAAAACATCCTGGTGGATGGCGGCTGGACAGCCTGGTAA
- the feoB gene encoding ferrous iron transport protein B — MGKYIIGIAGNPNCGKTTMFNALTGARQHVANWPGVTVEKKVGHIKTGIDSIELVDLPGTYSLTAYTQEELVARNFLVEERPAAVIDVMNANALERNLYLAVQIMELGVPLVLGLNMMDEVHTSGKQIDSERLAKLSGCTVVETVARSGQGASHLLEATLELARNNQGEWTPLNITYGPDLDPVLDQMQKLIEAENFLTDKVPSRWTGIKYLERDEDVIIRGRMANTGLSDKLEAMAKEVSAHTEKTLNAKPDALIADHRYGFIASIIKDVVSYPILDADRISRSDKMDKVLTHQFLGPAIMLGIVYLIYKVTFSLGEIPMGWLEMFFGWLGDAATAALPEGLLQSLIVSGIIDGVGGVLGFVPLIMLMFLMISALEDSGYIARMAYMLDRVFKIFGLHGTSVLPFIVSGGIAGGCAVPGVMAARTLRSPKEKLATLFVAPYMTCGAKVPVFLMLAAAFFPNHSATVMLVITLSAWAMALIVARVLRSTVIKGASTPFVMELPPYRMPTLQGVLIHTWERTWEYAKKAGTVILGISILIWAMMTFPQLPEDRLAYYEAQRASAQSGEQVTDIDNAEAEEAIRHTAAGRVGTALEPVSQLAGFNWRVNIALTGGVAAKEVIVSTLGTAYSLGEVDAEDSQPLAMKLVADPLFTPASAIALIIFTMLYAPCFVTVVTMARESSWGWAAFSVIGSTTLAFGMAVLAFNVSKAFL; from the coding sequence ATGGGTAAATATATCATCGGCATCGCGGGCAATCCAAACTGCGGCAAGACCACCATGTTCAACGCCCTTACCGGCGCACGGCAACATGTTGCCAACTGGCCGGGGGTAACCGTCGAGAAAAAAGTCGGCCACATCAAAACCGGAATCGATTCCATTGAACTGGTGGACCTCCCCGGCACCTATTCCCTGACCGCCTATACACAGGAAGAACTGGTGGCCCGCAATTTCCTGGTGGAGGAACGGCCTGCTGCCGTCATCGACGTCATGAACGCCAACGCCCTGGAACGGAACCTTTATCTGGCCGTCCAGATAATGGAGCTTGGAGTCCCGCTAGTCCTCGGCCTGAACATGATGGACGAGGTGCACACATCGGGAAAACAGATCGACAGCGAACGACTGGCCAAGCTTTCCGGGTGCACCGTGGTCGAAACCGTGGCCCGCAGCGGTCAGGGTGCTTCCCACCTCCTTGAAGCCACCTTGGAACTGGCCAGGAACAACCAGGGCGAGTGGACTCCCCTGAACATCACCTACGGCCCTGACCTGGACCCGGTCCTCGACCAAATGCAAAAACTCATCGAAGCCGAGAACTTCCTGACCGACAAGGTCCCGTCCCGCTGGACCGGCATCAAATATCTGGAACGGGACGAAGACGTGATTATCCGAGGACGCATGGCCAACACCGGATTGTCCGACAAGCTAGAGGCCATGGCCAAGGAAGTGTCGGCACACACGGAAAAAACCCTCAACGCCAAACCCGACGCATTGATCGCCGACCACCGCTACGGCTTTATCGCCAGCATAATCAAGGACGTGGTCTCCTATCCGATTCTGGACGCCGACCGCATCTCGCGCTCCGACAAGATGGACAAGGTGCTGACCCACCAGTTCCTCGGCCCGGCCATCATGCTCGGCATCGTCTACCTGATCTACAAGGTGACTTTTTCCCTCGGCGAAATACCCATGGGCTGGCTGGAAATGTTCTTCGGTTGGCTAGGCGATGCAGCAACGGCCGCCCTGCCGGAAGGACTCCTGCAGTCCCTTATCGTTTCCGGCATCATCGACGGCGTAGGCGGGGTGCTCGGATTCGTACCGCTGATCATGCTGATGTTCCTGATGATTTCCGCCCTTGAAGATTCCGGGTACATCGCCAGAATGGCCTACATGCTCGACCGCGTGTTCAAAATCTTCGGTCTGCACGGCACCTCGGTGCTGCCCTTCATCGTCTCAGGCGGCATTGCCGGAGGCTGCGCCGTCCCCGGCGTCATGGCTGCCCGCACCCTGCGCAGCCCCAAGGAAAAGCTGGCCACCTTGTTCGTGGCTCCATACATGACCTGCGGCGCAAAAGTTCCTGTCTTCCTGATGCTGGCCGCGGCCTTTTTCCCGAACCATTCCGCCACGGTCATGCTGGTCATCACGTTGAGCGCCTGGGCCATGGCCCTGATAGTGGCCCGAGTCCTTCGCTCCACGGTCATCAAAGGCGCATCCACTCCGTTCGTCATGGAATTGCCGCCCTACCGGATGCCCACCCTGCAGGGCGTGCTCATCCACACTTGGGAGCGTACCTGGGAATATGCCAAGAAGGCGGGTACCGTCATCCTCGGCATCTCCATTCTCATCTGGGCCATGATGACCTTCCCGCAACTGCCCGAGGACCGTCTCGCCTACTATGAAGCCCAACGGGCCTCTGCCCAGTCCGGGGAGCAGGTCACAGACATCGACAACGCCGAAGCCGAAGAGGCCATCCGCCATACTGCGGCCGGACGAGTGGGAACCGCTCTTGAACCAGTCTCCCAACTGGCCGGATTCAACTGGCGTGTGAACATTGCCCTGACCGGCGGCGTTGCGGCCAAGGAAGTCATTGTCTCCACCCTGGGAACAGCCTATTCTCTGGGAGAAGTCGATGCGGAGGATTCCCAACCCCTGGCGATGAAGCTGGTGGCCGACCCCCTGTTCACCCCAGCTTCGGCCATTGCCCTCATCATATTCACCATGCTCTATGCGCCTTGCTTCGTGACCGTGGTTACCATGGCCCGTGAATCGAGCTGGGGTTGGGCCGCGTTCAGCGTAATCGGCTCCACCACCTTGGCCTTCGGCATGGCGGTCCTGGCCTTCAACGTTTCCAAGGCATTCTTGTAA
- a CDS encoding FeoB-associated Cys-rich membrane protein gives MTLILNVIITFLSGKYSGQNFEGSEIMLDTIIVAAIVIIAAVFVARRLLKPFISKNASCGCSGCGQSGSCSTIQGNPNTPGCSGKK, from the coding sequence TTGACATTGATTCTCAACGTCATTATTACCTTTCTGTCCGGCAAATATTCCGGGCAAAACTTTGAGGGAAGTGAAATCATGCTCGACACCATCATAGTGGCAGCTATAGTGATCATAGCTGCCGTATTCGTAGCCAGAAGGCTTTTGAAGCCCTTCATATCCAAGAATGCCTCATGCGGCTGTAGCGGCTGCGGGCAGTCCGGATCGTGCTCCACCATCCAGGGCAACCCGAACACGCCCGGTTGCAGCGGGAAAAAGTAA
- a CDS encoding FeoA family protein, which translates to MAQDMCLRKAKVNQKLKIKTVSADGELGRRIRDLGLIPGTEFRVIGKAPLRDPVALRLRDFTLTLRNSEADHITVTPLED; encoded by the coding sequence ATGGCTCAAGACATGTGCTTACGAAAAGCCAAGGTCAATCAGAAACTCAAGATCAAGACCGTATCCGCCGACGGCGAACTCGGTCGCCGTATCCGCGACCTGGGACTGATCCCCGGAACCGAATTCCGCGTCATAGGCAAGGCCCCCCTGCGCGACCCCGTGGCCCTGCGGCTGAGGGATTTCACCCTGACCTTGCGCAACAGCGAGGCCGACCACATCACTGTCACCCCGCTGGAGGATTAA
- a CDS encoding acylneuraminate cytidylyltransferase family protein codes for MKRYGFIFARGGSKGVPGKNIKPLGGLPLIGHAIRAGQESGMLDRIIVSTDDTQIARIARDLGAEAPFKRPEELAQDTSPEWLAWQHAVDQMDVFDTFVSLPCTSPMRIGEDVKNCIELFELGDCDVVVTAREAERHPSFNMVTLDENGFAAIAMPPQKHISRRQDAPAVFDLTTVCYVTTPEFIRRHSGVFQGRVKAAIIPAERALDIDTELDFAFAEFMMERNK; via the coding sequence ATGAAACGTTACGGATTCATCTTTGCGCGGGGCGGCTCCAAGGGCGTACCCGGCAAGAACATAAAACCGCTGGGCGGCTTGCCGCTCATCGGCCATGCCATCAGGGCGGGCCAGGAATCGGGTATGCTCGACCGGATCATCGTATCCACCGACGATACCCAAATCGCGCGGATTGCCAGGGATCTGGGGGCAGAGGCCCCGTTCAAGCGCCCAGAGGAACTGGCCCAGGACACGAGCCCGGAATGGCTGGCCTGGCAACACGCCGTGGATCAGATGGACGTCTTCGACACCTTTGTCTCCCTGCCCTGCACCTCGCCCATGCGAATCGGGGAGGACGTGAAAAACTGTATCGAGCTTTTCGAGCTGGGAGACTGCGACGTGGTGGTCACGGCCAGGGAAGCGGAACGCCACCCGTCCTTCAATATGGTCACCCTTGATGAAAACGGGTTTGCTGCCATTGCCATGCCTCCCCAAAAACACATCTCACGCCGCCAGGACGCACCCGCCGTGTTCGATCTGACCACCGTGTGCTACGTCACCACCCCTGAGTTCATCCGCCGACACAGCGGTGTATTTCAGGGCCGGGTCAAGGCCGCAATCATCCCCGCCGAGCGCGCACTGGACATCGACACCGAACTGGATTTCGCCTTTGCCGAATTCATGATGGAGCGAAACAAATGA